The proteins below come from a single Streptomyces sp. MRC013 genomic window:
- a CDS encoding colicin immunity domain-containing protein yields the protein MEALCEGSATPESFARGWLAARRRALGRRERLKEPLGRLLDRVFYALEDYSIDPALREEGDVSDDELIAIVRDTLQEMKKPN from the coding sequence ATGGAGGCGCTGTGTGAGGGATCTGCTACGCCGGAAAGTTTTGCCCGGGGCTGGCTGGCAGCACGTCGCCGCGCCCTAGGACGACGCGAGCGACTGAAAGAACCTCTGGGGCGACTCCTTGATCGAGTTTTCTACGCACTGGAGGACTACTCAATCGACCCCGCACTGCGCGAGGAAGGCGACGTCAGCGACGACGAATTGATTGCGATCGTGCGCGACACCCTCCAAGAGATGAAAAAACCAAATTAG
- a CDS encoding transposase family protein has translation MVTYVAMLDVPRHVVEYVARLLAGHRRRIGTPKGSRALSPFRQAVFVLRWFREAGCVHCLARDAGISQATGYRYLHEAIDVLADQAPELHEVLDRCRARQMSHVVLDGTLISCDRVAGTTEKGNDLWYSGKARHFAGNIQFVAAPDGTPLWVSDVEPGSVHDLRAARIHALPALYAAARAGLPTLADVGYTGAGKGIHTPFRPHPDIASPLAPDNRAHNRLLRGIRALGERAAAELKQRWRALQHVTLSPSRIGRIAQAALVLNNSWK, from the coding sequence TTGGTCACCTATGTTGCCATGCTCGACGTCCCGCGCCACGTGGTGGAATACGTGGCCCGGCTGCTGGCCGGCCACCGCCGCCGGATCGGCACCCCGAAGGGCTCCCGGGCGTTGAGCCCGTTCCGGCAGGCCGTCTTCGTGCTGCGCTGGTTCCGCGAGGCCGGCTGCGTGCACTGCCTGGCCCGCGATGCGGGAATCTCGCAGGCCACCGGCTACCGCTACCTCCACGAGGCAATCGACGTCCTGGCCGACCAGGCCCCCGAGCTGCATGAGGTGCTGGACCGCTGCCGCGCGCGGCAGATGAGCCACGTGGTGCTGGACGGCACCCTGATCTCCTGCGACCGTGTCGCCGGGACTACCGAGAAGGGCAACGACCTGTGGTACTCCGGCAAGGCTCGGCACTTCGCCGGGAACATCCAGTTCGTGGCCGCACCCGACGGCACCCCGCTGTGGGTCTCCGACGTCGAACCCGGATCCGTCCACGACCTGCGTGCCGCCCGCATCCATGCCCTGCCCGCCTTGTACGCGGCGGCCCGCGCCGGTCTGCCGACGCTGGCCGACGTCGGCTACACCGGCGCCGGCAAGGGCATCCACACCCCGTTCCGTCCGCACCCCGACATCGCTTCCCCGCTCGCGCCGGACAACCGCGCCCACAACCGGCTCCTGCGCGGCATCCGGGCCCTGGGCGAACGGGCCGCCGCTGAACTCAAGCAGCGCTGGCGCGCGCTGCAGCACGTCACGCTCAGCCCCAGCCGGATCGGACGCATCGCCCAAGCCGCACTCGTCCTCAACAACTCATGGAAGTGA
- a CDS encoding putative T7SS-secreted protein, whose product MGGVWDGLGNAWDGTKRFVGQAIDRATDGTGAFLESVGAEGVADDLEDWGDETASSLGVDVREQRLGQTEQADELVHGGPDAIEATAKNLRDFESAFDTVGQALRRLDSADWKGEAADAFRERSAMLPADWLRAAGACGEAAAALGAYAKVLTRAQAMAQEAIDLHRKGREESRKAVDAHDAKVDAYNASLTSDRPLPRPPEFTDPGAGPREQAEEVLAAARRQRDEAARAAAASVKAALRHAPDPSAGQTVLAALQDTAMAQGIERTHFVGGVVKGTIGLTNFVRSLLPIDPYNVTHPAEYYKNTSMTLAGLVTTTVHPDQALDRAWEAAKKDPSEAGGRLILELLGAKGAGGLKTVATAGAKGAARHGADDAAQAARRGTAEPTRQSRTNDAVCSGNTDPVDLATGAVFLPQTDVVLPGVLPLVFRRRAASDYRAGRWFGPSWASTADQRLEIDAQGVVLVCDDGLLLSYPHPAPGVPTLPGHGPRRPLSRDADGGYTVTDPETGSTWHFTEHRPGRALLGQVDDRNGNLITFEYDEAGAPASIVHHGGPHLRLTTRDGRVTALHLAGGAPDGTDLELVRYGYTDGHLTDVVDSSGLPLRFAYDDRGRITSWTDRNGSRYDYAYDDLDRCVAQGGQDGHLAHRFTYDETDPETGHRVTTVTTPAGATRRYLVNPAHQIVAETDPLGATTRYERDHRNRLLSRTDPLGLTTRFAYDERGNLTEVIHPDGRSTRADHNDLGLPVRIVHPDGRVVRQTYDERGNRTSVTDPSGATTAFAYDDAGRLLSVTDPLGHTTAVRCDAAGLPAAVTDPLGATTRCTRDALGRPTAVTDPLGATTRLEWTPEGLLSRRVEPDGAEQRWTYDGEGNCLTHTDALGGVSRFEYTHFDLLKARTGPDGVRYEFTHDTDLRLVEVRNPQGLTWTYEYDEAGRLRSETDFDGRTLTYEHDPAGRLTARTDGLGETVRYERDALGRTVRKDAAGTVTTFAYDVFGELAEAVSPDATLTRLRDRHGRLLSETVNGRELRYAYDAVGRRTHRTTPTGAVSEWTYDAAGRRTHLTTSGRTLAFAYDAAGRETSRHLSGAFRLTHAYDELGRLTRQHVGAPGRTLQERAYAYRADGHLTGVDDLLSGPRRFDLDAAGRVTAVRAADWTERYAYDEAGNQTEASWPASHPGREATGPRAYTGTRITRAGRVRYEHDAQGRVVLRQKPRLSRGPDTWRYTWDPEDRLTSVTTPDGTVWRYAYDPLGRRTAKRRLADDGETVLEETVFTWDGTTLCEQTTDSPDLPHPVALTWDHKGLQPLAQTERLLRRDAPQEAVDARFFAVVTDLVGTPSELVDESGALAWHTRTTLWGTTTWSSTSTTYTPLRFPGQYYDPETGLHYNVFRHYDPETARYLSPDPLGLAPAPNPAAYVDNPHTWTDPLGLAPCPLQEGKQANGNFISGSLEGENLADQLRRESAQSIFTEEGWLTAEAIAGSRRVIDGIDIGNPAVRSLMTADGSSLEDWGKYSTRTHQSPYGDFQVHYYYNPETGKILLYDYKVVMNRR is encoded by the coding sequence ATGGGTGGCGTCTGGGACGGTCTGGGGAACGCCTGGGACGGCACCAAGCGCTTCGTCGGCCAGGCGATCGACCGCGCGACCGACGGGACCGGGGCGTTCCTGGAGAGCGTCGGCGCGGAGGGGGTCGCCGACGACCTGGAGGACTGGGGCGACGAGACCGCCTCGTCGCTCGGCGTGGACGTACGCGAGCAGCGCCTCGGCCAGACCGAGCAGGCCGACGAACTCGTGCACGGCGGACCGGACGCGATCGAGGCCACGGCCAAGAACCTCCGCGACTTCGAAAGCGCCTTCGACACGGTCGGCCAGGCCCTGAGGCGCCTGGACTCCGCCGACTGGAAGGGCGAGGCCGCCGACGCGTTCCGCGAGAGGTCGGCCATGCTGCCCGCGGACTGGCTGCGGGCGGCCGGCGCCTGCGGCGAGGCGGCGGCCGCCTTGGGAGCGTACGCGAAGGTCCTCACCCGGGCGCAGGCCATGGCGCAGGAGGCCATCGACCTCCACCGGAAGGGCCGCGAGGAGTCGAGGAAGGCCGTCGACGCGCACGACGCGAAGGTCGACGCGTACAACGCCTCCCTCACGTCGGACCGTCCGCTCCCCAGGCCCCCGGAGTTCACCGATCCGGGGGCGGGACCGCGCGAGCAGGCCGAGGAGGTCCTCGCGGCGGCGCGCCGGCAGCGGGACGAGGCCGCGCGGGCCGCCGCGGCCTCGGTGAAGGCCGCCCTGCGGCACGCCCCCGACCCGTCGGCGGGCCAGACGGTGCTCGCCGCCCTGCAGGACACCGCGATGGCCCAGGGGATCGAGAGGACCCACTTCGTCGGCGGCGTGGTGAAGGGCACGATCGGCCTGACCAACTTCGTCCGCTCGCTCCTGCCGATCGACCCGTACAACGTCACGCACCCGGCCGAGTACTACAAGAACACCAGCATGACCCTCGCCGGCCTGGTGACGACGACCGTCCACCCCGACCAGGCGCTGGACAGGGCCTGGGAAGCCGCGAAGAAGGACCCGAGCGAGGCCGGCGGCCGTCTGATCCTCGAACTCCTGGGCGCCAAGGGCGCGGGCGGCCTCAAGACGGTGGCGACGGCGGGGGCGAAGGGCGCGGCACGGCACGGCGCGGACGACGCGGCGCAGGCGGCGCGCCGGGGGACGGCGGAACCGACGCGGCAGTCGCGGACCAACGACGCCGTCTGCTCCGGGAACACCGACCCGGTCGACCTGGCGACGGGCGCCGTGTTCCTCCCCCAGACGGACGTGGTCCTCCCCGGCGTCCTCCCCCTGGTCTTCCGCCGCCGGGCCGCCTCGGACTACCGGGCGGGCCGCTGGTTCGGCCCGTCGTGGGCCTCGACGGCGGACCAGCGGCTGGAGATCGACGCGCAGGGCGTGGTCCTCGTGTGCGACGACGGGCTGCTCCTGTCGTACCCGCACCCCGCCCCCGGCGTGCCGACGCTCCCGGGCCACGGCCCGCGCCGGCCGCTGAGCCGCGACGCCGACGGCGGCTACACCGTCACCGACCCGGAGACGGGGAGCACCTGGCACTTCACCGAGCACCGGCCCGGCCGCGCCCTGCTCGGCCAGGTGGACGACCGCAACGGCAACCTGATCACCTTCGAGTACGACGAGGCCGGCGCCCCCGCGTCGATCGTCCACCACGGCGGCCCCCACCTGAGGCTGACGACCCGCGACGGTCGCGTCACGGCCCTGCACCTGGCGGGCGGCGCGCCGGACGGCACGGACCTGGAGCTCGTCCGCTACGGCTACACGGACGGCCACCTGACCGACGTGGTCGACTCCTCGGGCCTGCCCCTCCGCTTCGCCTACGACGACCGCGGCCGGATCACCTCCTGGACGGACCGCAACGGCAGCCGCTACGACTACGCCTACGACGACCTGGACAGGTGCGTCGCCCAGGGCGGCCAGGACGGCCACCTCGCCCACCGCTTCACCTACGACGAGACCGACCCGGAGACCGGCCACCGCGTCACCACGGTCACCACCCCGGCCGGCGCCACCCGCCGCTACCTGGTCAACCCCGCCCACCAGATCGTCGCCGAGACCGATCCGCTGGGCGCGACCACCCGGTACGAACGCGACCACCGCAACCGCCTGCTGTCCCGCACGGACCCGCTGGGCCTCACGACCCGCTTCGCCTACGACGAGCGCGGCAACCTCACCGAGGTGATCCACCCCGACGGCCGCTCGACGAGGGCCGATCACAACGACCTGGGCCTGCCGGTGCGGATCGTCCACCCGGACGGCCGGGTGGTGCGCCAGACGTACGACGAGCGCGGCAACCGCACCTCGGTGACCGACCCGTCGGGCGCGACGACCGCGTTCGCGTACGACGACGCGGGCCGCCTCCTGTCGGTGACCGACCCGCTCGGGCACACCACCGCGGTCCGCTGCGACGCCGCGGGCCTCCCGGCCGCCGTCACCGACCCGCTGGGCGCGACGACCCGCTGCACCCGCGACGCCCTGGGCCGCCCGACGGCCGTCACCGACCCGCTGGGCGCGACGACCCGCCTGGAGTGGACCCCCGAGGGCCTGCTGTCCCGCCGCGTCGAGCCGGACGGCGCGGAGCAGAGGTGGACCTACGACGGCGAGGGCAACTGCCTCACCCACACCGACGCGCTCGGCGGGGTGTCGCGCTTCGAGTACACCCACTTCGACCTGCTGAAGGCCCGCACCGGCCCGGACGGCGTCCGCTACGAGTTCACCCACGACACCGACCTGCGCCTGGTGGAGGTCCGCAACCCGCAGGGCCTGACCTGGACCTACGAGTACGACGAGGCGGGCCGCCTGCGGTCGGAGACCGACTTCGACGGCCGCACGCTGACGTACGAGCACGACCCGGCCGGCCGGCTGACCGCCCGGACCGACGGCCTCGGCGAGACGGTCCGCTACGAGCGGGACGCGCTGGGCCGCACCGTCCGCAAGGACGCGGCGGGGACGGTCACCACCTTCGCGTACGACGTCTTCGGCGAACTGGCCGAGGCGGTCTCCCCGGACGCCACCCTCACCCGTCTGCGCGACCGCCACGGCCGCCTGCTGTCGGAGACGGTGAACGGCAGGGAACTGCGGTACGCGTACGACGCGGTGGGCCGCCGCACGCACCGCACGACGCCCACGGGCGCGGTGAGCGAGTGGACGTACGACGCGGCGGGCCGCCGCACGCACCTCACCACGTCGGGCCGCACCCTCGCCTTCGCGTACGACGCGGCGGGCCGGGAGACGTCCCGTCACCTCTCCGGCGCGTTCCGGCTCACCCACGCCTACGACGAACTGGGCCGCCTCACCCGCCAGCACGTGGGCGCGCCCGGCCGCACCCTCCAGGAGCGCGCCTACGCCTACCGCGCCGACGGCCACCTCACCGGCGTCGACGACCTCCTCTCCGGCCCCCGCCGCTTCGACCTCGACGCGGCCGGCCGCGTGACGGCGGTCCGCGCGGCGGACTGGACGGAGCGGTACGCCTACGACGAGGCCGGCAACCAGACCGAAGCGTCCTGGCCCGCCTCCCACCCCGGCCGGGAGGCCACGGGCCCCCGCGCGTACACCGGCACCCGCATCACCCGCGCGGGCCGGGTCCGCTACGAACACGACGCCCAGGGCCGCGTCGTCCTCCGCCAAAAGCCCCGCCTGTCGCGCGGACCGGACACCTGGCGCTACACCTGGGACCCGGAGGACCGCCTCACCTCGGTCACGACCCCCGACGGCACGGTCTGGCGCTACGCGTACGACCCGCTGGGCCGCCGCACCGCGAAGCGGCGCCTGGCGGACGACGGCGAGACGGTCCTGGAGGAGACCGTCTTCACCTGGGACGGCACCACGCTCTGCGAGCAGACCACCGACTCCCCGGACCTCCCCCACCCGGTCGCCCTCACCTGGGACCACAAGGGCCTCCAGCCCCTCGCCCAGACCGAGCGCCTCCTGCGCCGGGACGCCCCGCAGGAGGCCGTCGACGCCCGCTTCTTCGCCGTGGTCACCGACCTGGTGGGCACCCCGTCCGAACTCGTCGACGAGTCCGGCGCCCTCGCCTGGCACACCCGCACCACGCTGTGGGGCACCACCACCTGGTCCTCCACCAGCACCACGTACACCCCGCTCCGCTTCCCCGGCCAGTACTACGACCCGGAGACCGGCCTCCACTACAACGTCTTCCGCCACTACGACCCGGAGACCGCCAGATACCTGAGCCCCGACCCGCTCGGGCTGGCCCCGGCACCGAACCCGGCGGCGTACGTCGACAATCCTCACACCTGGACCGACCCGCTGGGGCTGGCGCCTTGCCCTCTCCAAGAGGGGAAGCAGGCCAACGGAAACTTCATATCCGGTTCACTTGAAGGGGAAAATCTCGCCGATCAACTACGCAGGGAATCAGCCCAATCAATCTTCACCGAAGAAGGATGGCTTACTGCGGAGGCAATCGCCGGGTCTCGTCGCGTGATTGATGGCATAGACATCGGGAACCCTGCGGTACGAAGCTTGATGACTGCGGATGGCAGCAGCCTAGAGGATTGGGGAAAATACAGCACGAGAACCCACCAGTCCCCCTATGGAGACTTTCAGGTGCATTATTACTACAACCCCGAAACGGGCAAAATCCTCCTATACGACTACAAGGTAGTCATGAACAGAAGGTAA
- a CDS encoding bifunctional lytic transglycosylase/C40 family peptidase, with translation MRKTWLVGGVVLGACLSFVALLVVGTYVVAAQLAGGGGVRGAVGLVKGAVPAAYQPLVQRWGNLCPAVNPALLAAQLYQESGWNPRAQSHAQAQGIAQFIPGTWAAHGVDGDKDGDRDVWDPDDAIPSAASYDCSLARYVKDVPGDPTDNMLAAYNAGAYAVIKYGGVPPYKETRNYVRIIRSLEKSFARPVGPVEPSRQAAGAIYFAQKQLGKPYLWGGEGTPEQGGRFDCSGLTQAAYRTVGIELPRVANDQYNAGPHPSRDELLPGDLVFFSDDLTDSRAIRHVGMYVGGGYMINAPYTGAVIRFDKIDTPDYFGATRVTRDGAQALPQGDAGT, from the coding sequence GTGCGTAAGACGTGGCTGGTGGGCGGGGTCGTCCTCGGGGCCTGCCTGAGTTTCGTCGCGCTCCTGGTGGTCGGGACCTACGTCGTCGCCGCCCAGCTCGCCGGCGGGGGAGGCGTGCGGGGGGCGGTGGGACTGGTCAAGGGCGCCGTCCCGGCCGCGTACCAGCCGCTCGTGCAGCGGTGGGGGAACCTCTGCCCGGCGGTCAACCCGGCCCTCCTCGCCGCCCAGCTGTACCAGGAGAGCGGCTGGAACCCCCGCGCGCAGAGCCACGCCCAGGCGCAGGGCATCGCGCAGTTCATCCCCGGCACCTGGGCCGCGCACGGCGTCGACGGGGACAAGGACGGCGACCGGGACGTCTGGGACCCCGACGACGCCATCCCGTCGGCCGCCTCCTACGACTGCTCCCTCGCCCGGTACGTGAAGGACGTCCCCGGCGACCCCACCGACAACATGCTCGCGGCGTACAACGCCGGTGCGTACGCGGTCATCAAGTACGGGGGCGTCCCCCCGTACAAGGAGACCCGGAACTACGTCCGGATCATCCGCTCCCTGGAGAAGAGCTTCGCCCGGCCGGTCGGCCCCGTCGAGCCGTCGCGGCAGGCCGCCGGGGCGATCTACTTCGCGCAGAAGCAGCTCGGCAAGCCCTATCTGTGGGGCGGCGAGGGCACCCCCGAGCAGGGCGGCCGGTTCGACTGCTCCGGGCTCACCCAGGCCGCGTACCGCACCGTGGGCATCGAGCTGCCTCGCGTCGCCAACGACCAGTACAATGCCGGCCCCCACCCCTCGCGGGACGAACTGCTTCCCGGGGACCTCGTGTTCTTCTCCGACGACCTGACGGACTCCCGGGCCATCCGGCACGTCGGCATGTACGTCGGCGGCGGGTACATGATCAACGCGCCCTACACCGGCGCCGTCATCCGCTTCGACAAGATCGACACACCGGACTACTTCGGCGCCACCCGCGTGACCAGGGACGGGGCGCAAGCGCTCCCGCAGGGCGACGCCGGCACCTGA
- a CDS encoding phosphatase PAP2 family protein: MAELASDGTNPDVSLLYDINGLAKAAPGWFDRVMGFVGEYGIMLGLVLVVLWCWWSARRRGTPEDSVSATAGIVWSPLAAVIALLVNIPIRGFVERPRPFLDHEGLEVLARGKTDFSFVSDHSTMAMAVAVGLFIADKRFGLTAIVLALAEGFCRVYMGVHYPTDVVGGFALGTAVALLLAPVALTLLTPLTSALARSPRAGRLVRSRKAPRGGPRHETVALADPRLGAGGGEERGLAA, from the coding sequence ATGGCCGAACTCGCATCGGACGGTACGAACCCCGATGTCAGCCTGCTCTACGACATCAACGGGCTGGCGAAGGCCGCCCCGGGCTGGTTCGACCGCGTCATGGGGTTCGTCGGCGAGTACGGGATCATGCTCGGCCTCGTCCTCGTGGTCCTCTGGTGCTGGTGGAGCGCCCGGCGGCGCGGCACGCCGGAGGACTCCGTCTCCGCGACCGCCGGAATCGTCTGGTCGCCGCTCGCCGCCGTGATCGCCCTGCTGGTCAACATCCCGATCCGCGGCTTCGTCGAGCGCCCCCGGCCGTTCCTCGACCACGAGGGGCTGGAGGTCCTCGCGAGGGGCAAGACGGACTTCTCGTTCGTCAGTGACCACTCCACCATGGCCATGGCCGTCGCGGTCGGCCTGTTCATCGCCGACAAGCGCTTCGGCCTCACCGCCATCGTCCTCGCCCTCGCGGAGGGTTTCTGCCGCGTCTACATGGGCGTCCACTACCCGACCGACGTCGTCGGCGGCTTCGCCCTCGGCACCGCCGTCGCCCTGCTCCTCGCGCCCGTCGCCCTGACGCTGCTGACGCCGCTGACCTCCGCCCTCGCCCGCTCCCCGCGCGCGGGAAGGCTCGTACGGTCCCGGAAAGCTCCCCGGGGCGGCCCGCGGCACGAGACGGTCGCGCTGGCGGACCCGCGCCTCGGGGCGGGCGGCGGTGAGGAACGCGGCCTCGCCGCCTAG
- a CDS encoding metal-sensitive transcriptional regulator — MTTTEPAGLPVAEAGQARADHDHAVHGYHEQRGEHLKRLRRIEGQIRGLQRMVDEDVYCIDILTQVSASTKALQSFALQLLEEHLRHCVADAAVKGGDEIEAKVEEATKAIARMMRT; from the coding sequence ATGACGACCACCGAGCCGGCCGGTCTCCCGGTCGCGGAGGCCGGGCAGGCCCGCGCCGACCACGACCACGCGGTGCACGGGTACCACGAGCAGAGGGGCGAGCACCTCAAGCGGCTGCGTCGGATCGAAGGCCAGATCAGGGGTCTGCAGCGGATGGTCGACGAGGACGTCTACTGCATCGACATACTCACCCAGGTCTCGGCGTCGACGAAGGCGCTGCAGTCCTTCGCGCTCCAACTGCTGGAGGAGCACCTGCGCCACTGCGTGGCCGACGCGGCGGTGAAGGGCGGCGACGAGATCGAGGCGAAGGTGGAAGAGGCCACGAAGGCGATCGCCCGGATGATGCGGACCTGA
- a CDS encoding DUF47 family protein yields the protein MRFRLTPRETSFYDMFSASADNIVTGSKLLMELLGAEAPARADIAERMRAAEHAGDDATHAIFHQLNSSFITPFDREDIYALASSLDDIMDFMEEAVDLVVLYNIEELPKGVEQQIEVLARAAELTAEAMPHLRTMDNLTEYWIEVNRLENQADQIHRRLLAHLFNGKYDAIEVLKLKQVVDVLEEAADAFEHVANTVETIAVKES from the coding sequence GTGCGCTTTCGTCTGACCCCCCGGGAGACGAGCTTCTACGACATGTTCTCCGCTTCGGCGGACAACATCGTCACCGGCTCGAAGCTCCTGATGGAACTGCTGGGAGCGGAGGCGCCCGCGAGGGCCGACATCGCGGAGCGGATGCGTGCGGCCGAACACGCCGGGGACGACGCCACCCACGCGATCTTCCATCAGCTGAACTCCTCCTTCATCACGCCGTTCGACCGCGAGGACATCTACGCCCTGGCCTCGTCGCTCGACGACATCATGGACTTCATGGAGGAGGCGGTCGACCTCGTCGTCCTCTACAACATCGAAGAGCTGCCCAAGGGTGTCGAGCAGCAGATCGAGGTGCTGGCCAGGGCCGCCGAGCTCACCGCGGAGGCGATGCCGCACCTGCGCACGATGGACAACCTCACCGAGTACTGGATCGAGGTCAACCGGCTGGAGAACCAGGCCGACCAGATCCACCGCAGGCTGCTCGCCCACCTCTTCAACGGCAAGTACGACGCCATCGAGGTGCTGAAGCTGAAGCAGGTCGTGGACGTGCTGGAGGAGGCCGCCGACGCCTTCGAGCACGTGGCGAACACGGTGGAGACCATCGCCGTCAAGGAGTCCTGA